One Sodalinema gerasimenkoae IPPAS B-353 DNA segment encodes these proteins:
- a CDS encoding pentapeptide repeat-containing protein, which yields MNCDDIVQRYLAGERNFRRADLRSANLIGAEFVRCDFSDSNLMEASLARAHLERCFLVASKLNGAFLYSANLSFVKLKQGSLIEADLTKANLQGAQLMQANLEGATLSGAILRGVSLYRANLPGVNLCGANLDGINLRSANLANANLNWTNLNGARLSGANLRGAQLNGVKLKAAWMNGLELNDVEFVGMELQEVKLSGAKLVGANFTGSNLRQSQLRNSHLDDANLQQSKLNQANLRGSRLIHANLMKTDLREADLRNADLSHSNLNLAQLNGADLTGADLRGAYLWGADLDGAILRGADLRGASLRGAGLVGADLQDARLEGVTLPDGSIGS from the coding sequence ATGAACTGTGATGATATTGTTCAACGATATCTAGCCGGAGAACGTAACTTTCGTAGAGCCGATTTAAGGTCTGCCAACCTCATCGGAGCTGAGTTTGTTCGCTGTGATTTTTCTGATTCCAATTTAATGGAAGCGTCCTTGGCACGCGCTCACCTAGAACGCTGCTTTTTGGTGGCATCGAAACTCAACGGAGCCTTTCTTTACAGTGCTAATTTGAGTTTTGTCAAGCTCAAGCAGGGGTCTTTGATTGAGGCAGACTTAACCAAAGCCAACTTGCAAGGCGCTCAACTGATGCAAGCTAATTTAGAAGGTGCAACACTCAGTGGTGCGATATTGCGCGGGGTGAGTTTGTATCGAGCCAATCTTCCTGGAGTTAACCTCTGTGGAGCCAATCTAGATGGGATTAACTTGCGCTCGGCCAACCTAGCTAACGCCAATCTCAACTGGACGAACCTCAATGGAGCCCGCTTAAGCGGTGCGAACCTGCGAGGGGCACAACTCAATGGCGTTAAGCTTAAAGCCGCTTGGATGAATGGCTTAGAACTCAATGATGTTGAATTTGTTGGCATGGAATTGCAAGAAGTCAAATTGAGCGGTGCTAAGCTTGTCGGGGCGAATTTCACCGGTAGCAATCTCCGTCAAAGTCAGTTGCGCAATAGTCACCTCGATGACGCTAATTTGCAGCAGAGTAAACTCAACCAGGCAAATTTACGTGGCAGTCGTTTGATTCATGCCAATTTGATGAAAACGGATTTGCGAGAAGCCGACTTACGCAATGCAGATTTAAGCCATAGTAATCTCAATTTGGCCCAACTCAATGGTGCTGATTTAACCGGTGCCGATTTACGGGGAGCTTATCTCTGGGGTGCGGATTTAGATGGGGCAATTTTGCGAGGTGCAGATTTGCGCGGCGCTAGTTTACGAGGGGCTGGGTTAGTCGGGGCTGACTTACAAGATGCCCGTCTGGAGGGTGTCACCCTTCCCGATGGCTCAATCGGGAGTTAA
- a CDS encoding ribonucleotide reductase N-terminal alpha domain-containing protein — translation MHRTLELKTMATQAPKISVIRRDGSPTPLDVAKIRRVVNWACEGLDASPIALEAGLTARLRTGVTTRDIQNNLIGCALEMCSPGEPDWRYVAGRLHIWSLWKDTLVSRGYQYGDYARTVFAKVQSQSYDSRILTYTLDELQAASEWINPDWDMDYDYAGAVLLTKRYLLPDELPQEALLTCALLLASVEAPDERLKWAKRFYEAIATRKVSLATPILANLRVPGGSLSSCFIAAMDDNLESIFETITDTARISKNGGGVGVNVSRIRATGSWVMGKPNASGGVIPWIKLLNDTAIAVNQGK, via the coding sequence ATGCACCGAACCCTAGAATTGAAAACGATGGCGACCCAGGCGCCAAAGATTTCCGTGATTCGCCGGGATGGCTCGCCCACCCCGCTCGATGTCGCGAAAATCCGTCGTGTGGTTAACTGGGCTTGTGAGGGTCTCGATGCGAGTCCCATTGCCCTAGAAGCTGGACTCACCGCTCGACTGCGGACTGGGGTGACAACGCGGGACATTCAAAACAACCTCATTGGTTGTGCCTTGGAAATGTGTTCTCCAGGGGAGCCGGATTGGCGCTATGTGGCGGGACGACTCCACATCTGGAGTCTGTGGAAAGACACCCTCGTCAGTCGCGGCTATCAGTATGGTGACTACGCTCGTACCGTGTTCGCCAAGGTGCAATCCCAGAGTTATGACTCTCGTATTCTGACGTACACCCTCGATGAACTGCAAGCGGCCTCAGAGTGGATTAACCCAGACTGGGACATGGACTACGATTATGCCGGGGCGGTATTGCTGACGAAACGCTATCTCTTACCCGACGAGTTGCCCCAGGAAGCCCTGCTCACCTGTGCCTTGCTGTTGGCATCCGTCGAGGCTCCCGATGAACGCCTCAAATGGGCCAAACGCTTCTATGAAGCCATTGCCACTCGCAAAGTGTCCCTGGCTACCCCAATTTTAGCGAATCTTCGGGTTCCTGGCGGCTCCCTCTCCTCCTGTTTCATCGCCGCCATGGATGATAACCTCGAAAGCATTTTTGAAACCATCACCGACACGGCCCGCATTTCCAAAAATGGCGGTGGCGTTGGAGTGAATGTCAGCCGTATCCGCGCCACCGGAAGCTGGGTGATGGGCAAACCCAACGCCTCTGGTGGTGTAATTCCTTGGATTAAACTCCTCAACGATACGGCGATCGCAGTCAATCAGGGTAAATAA
- a CDS encoding ribonucleoside-diphosphate reductase subunit alpha, whose amino-acid sequence MGRRAGAVTVSLDSWHLDIPEFLECQTENGDQRRKAYDIFPQFVISDEFMRRVVKAEIWTLVDPYEVRDKLGIELAELWGEAFEAAYRKIEASLGETITLYKQIQARDLFKHIMRTQVETGMPYLWFKDTANRANPNKHEGYIPGGNLCQESWSNVKPGTEAHTCNLDSLNLANIDAKELPEICEIAVRILDNTIEITQTPFAASETHNDKYRTIGVGAMGLADWLAKRKLSYNHIEEIDHLFEDIGYYCTEASMKLARERGAYAAFSGSEWSQGHLIGAKPVSWFDEHSRQPERWRQLSQDIQRDGIRNSHITAIAPNTSSSLVQGCTASILPTYSRFFYDKWAKGTVPIAPPYIKDRFWYYTENKSINQRQVVKAVATMQQWIDTGISMELMFNLNAGIYFPDEPERSIKAKDIFDTLVLAWESGCKAIYYIRTVQKDNFKESGDGCVSCAN is encoded by the coding sequence ATGGGACGACGAGCCGGGGCTGTAACGGTCAGCCTAGATAGTTGGCACTTAGACATTCCTGAATTTCTCGAATGTCAAACCGAAAATGGTGATCAACGACGCAAAGCGTATGATATTTTCCCCCAATTTGTCATCAGTGATGAGTTTATGCGGCGGGTTGTCAAAGCTGAAATCTGGACTTTGGTCGACCCCTATGAAGTGCGGGATAAACTCGGCATTGAACTGGCTGAATTATGGGGAGAAGCTTTTGAAGCAGCCTACCGGAAGATTGAAGCCAGCTTGGGAGAGACCATTACGCTCTACAAACAGATTCAAGCCCGAGACTTGTTTAAGCATATTATGCGCACTCAAGTCGAAACCGGGATGCCCTATCTCTGGTTCAAAGACACTGCCAACCGCGCCAATCCTAATAAACACGAGGGCTATATTCCGGGAGGGAACCTTTGTCAAGAAAGCTGGTCAAATGTGAAACCAGGGACAGAGGCGCATACCTGTAATTTAGATAGTCTTAATCTCGCCAACATTGACGCCAAGGAACTCCCAGAAATTTGCGAAATTGCTGTTCGCATTCTCGATAACACCATTGAGATTACACAAACTCCCTTCGCCGCCAGCGAAACTCACAATGATAAATATCGCACCATTGGGGTTGGGGCCATGGGATTGGCGGACTGGCTAGCCAAACGGAAACTCTCCTACAACCATATTGAGGAGATTGACCATCTCTTTGAAGATATCGGTTATTATTGCACCGAGGCATCCATGAAACTGGCACGGGAACGGGGTGCTTATGCCGCCTTTTCCGGGAGTGAATGGAGTCAGGGACATCTGATTGGGGCCAAACCCGTCTCCTGGTTTGATGAACATTCTCGCCAACCCGAGCGTTGGCGACAGCTTTCCCAGGATATTCAACGCGATGGGATTCGTAACTCTCATATTACGGCGATCGCCCCCAATACGTCCTCATCGTTGGTTCAAGGCTGCACCGCCAGCATTCTCCCCACCTACAGCCGCTTTTTCTACGACAAATGGGCCAAAGGAACTGTCCCCATTGCGCCACCCTATATTAAGGATCGTTTCTGGTACTACACGGAAAACAAATCCATCAATCAACGCCAAGTGGTGAAAGCCGTGGCCACCATGCAGCAATGGATTGATACGGGCATTTCCATGGAGTTGATGTTTAACCTCAATGCTGGGATTTATTTCCCCGATGAGCCGGAACGCAGCATTAAGGCGAAGGATATTTTTGACACCTTAGTATTAGCGTGGGAGTCCGGTTGTAAAGCGATTTACTACATTCGCACGGTTCAAAAGGACAATTTCAAAGAGTCCGGTGATGGCTGTGTTTCTTGTGCGAACTAA
- a CDS encoding ribonucleotide-diphosphate reductase subunit beta, with translation MPVNPIFNPLGNDDPEHRSIWFGDTTNLMQLNDVRYNWAVGLYRQMRENFWVAEKLDITQDVTDYVNLTLDERRAFDGILSYLTFLDSVQTVNLPQLKVSITAPEVSMCMAEQISQEALHNQS, from the coding sequence ATGCCAGTTAACCCAATCTTCAATCCCCTGGGAAATGATGACCCAGAACATCGTAGTATTTGGTTTGGGGATACCACCAACCTGATGCAACTCAACGATGTTCGCTACAACTGGGCCGTTGGCTTATATCGCCAAATGCGGGAAAATTTCTGGGTTGCAGAAAAACTCGATATTACCCAGGATGTCACCGACTACGTGAATCTAACTCTCGACGAACGGCGAGCCTTTGATGGGATTTTGTCCTATCTCACCTTTTTGGATTCTGTGCAAACGGTGAATTTACCTCAATTAAAGGTGAGTATCACAGCACCGGAAGTCTCCATGTGTATGGCAGAGCAAATTAGTCAGGAAGCTCTCCACAATCAGAGTTAA
- a CDS encoding ribonucleotide-diphosphate reductase subunit beta, whose protein sequence is MIETIIPGDRRSAVYDFWRTDKVLKDRCQFIAGQYQRYVDNPTVENYFMSLVTDYILEGLYFYNGFITFYNFASRMLMPGSADIFKMINRDELSHVRLFQKLIPEAMAIFPHSKDAIYEMMDTAVRHECKWTNHIVGNNILGITEHSTEQYTKYLANIRLKAIGLDALYPEPRYQKSPYSHLERFSDTKAEGHTKANFFEAQVTSYVMSSGVGGWDEI, encoded by the coding sequence ATGATTGAGACCATTATTCCCGGCGATCGCCGCTCAGCAGTTTACGACTTTTGGCGCACCGATAAGGTGTTAAAAGACCGTTGTCAGTTCATTGCTGGACAATATCAACGCTATGTTGATAACCCCACCGTCGAAAACTACTTCATGTCCCTGGTGACAGACTATATTCTTGAAGGGCTATATTTTTATAATGGCTTTATCACCTTCTACAATTTCGCCTCCCGGATGTTAATGCCGGGAAGTGCCGACATCTTCAAAATGATAAATCGGGATGAACTCAGTCATGTGCGGCTGTTCCAAAAACTCATCCCCGAAGCCATGGCCATCTTTCCCCATTCCAAAGATGCCATCTATGAGATGATGGACACCGCCGTTCGACATGAATGTAAATGGACGAACCACATTGTGGGGAATAATATCCTCGGGATTACGGAACACAGCACCGAACAATACACGAAATACCTGGCCAACATCCGTCTGAAAGCCATCGGTTTAGACGCACTCTATCCCGAACCCCGCTATCAAAAGAGTCCCTACAGTCACCTAGAGCGATTCTCTGACACCAAAGCCGAAGGCCATACCAAAGCTAACTTCTTTGAAGCGCAAGTCACCAGTTATGTGATGTCCTCTGGTGTGGGGGGTTGGGACGAAATTTAA
- a CDS encoding EndoU domain-containing protein, which produces MTSKPHKPKSSKLGSLFGLGIATVAVLWSIGYDPGNASNCLNSSDWVTAYNNQQVNHAHIFCGELNQRGRLVGFHSRPDGRNPSTVARFNITQSPNSQGIYAGEWTYQGRSQETKFSTMFPDSCTPTQVINSIGHAATNTVSCPANAPHWAWCGPNSPGNAGDDRFCQADDGSQYVIAGANRSDGRINTGFPLRLSR; this is translated from the coding sequence ATGACATCAAAACCACATAAGCCCAAATCTAGCAAACTTGGCAGTCTATTCGGATTAGGCATAGCAACAGTAGCTGTCCTCTGGTCTATAGGCTATGACCCCGGTAATGCCAGTAACTGCTTGAATTCTTCTGATTGGGTCACAGCCTATAATAACCAACAAGTTAACCATGCACATATTTTTTGTGGAGAGTTGAATCAACGGGGGCGACTGGTAGGATTTCATTCTCGTCCTGACGGTAGAAATCCCTCAACTGTGGCTCGATTTAATATCACCCAATCCCCCAATAGTCAGGGTATTTATGCAGGGGAATGGACGTATCAAGGAAGATCCCAGGAAACAAAATTTTCGACCATGTTTCCCGATTCCTGTACCCCCACACAGGTGATTAACTCCATTGGTCATGCAGCGACCAATACCGTATCATGTCCTGCTAACGCCCCCCATTGGGCTTGGTGCGGCCCTAATAGTCCTGGTAATGCGGGAGATGATCGGTTTTGTCAAGCGGATGATGGCAGCCAATATGTCATTGCTGGAGCTAATCGTTCAGATGGTAGAATTAACACAGGATTTCCGCTAAGGCTCTCAAGATGA
- a CDS encoding GNAT family N-acetyltransferase — protein MAQITVRPVSSEGDRQAFLEVPQLVYRNDPNWVAPLKASIAAQLSLDDNPFLSYGEFQGFLVFNDQGQAIGRIVAAINQHLIEREGRRIGLFGYFECIEEFAAAEQLFEAALSWLGDRQIEVVRGPINLSTHNHCLFLVDGFDSPPMMMMPYNPPYYPQWLEEMGWVKAKDAYAYDFPMEPLSDKFEKAYRIALKSGITFRPIRTKGEGFEEDVRSLYRLFTQAFANNWSSTPRTEADFLEEAQQLKDLVDPDIFPIAEDNGQMVGFFMGLPDYNIALKRVNGTLNLWGVLKFLWYRRKIHQARMITLCALPEYRRKMVPLALVYLTMKGGEKRGYQRAELSWIWEDNHPSRRITEASGGVIAKTYRVYEKEL, from the coding sequence ATGGCTCAGATCACGGTTCGACCGGTGAGCAGTGAGGGCGATCGCCAAGCGTTTTTAGAGGTTCCCCAGTTGGTCTATCGAAATGATCCCAACTGGGTGGCGCCTCTAAAGGCTTCTATTGCTGCTCAACTATCCCTAGACGATAACCCATTCCTCAGTTATGGGGAGTTTCAGGGGTTTTTAGTGTTCAATGACCAGGGACAGGCGATCGGACGTATCGTGGCGGCCATCAATCAGCATTTGATTGAGCGCGAAGGCAGACGGATTGGGCTATTTGGCTATTTTGAATGTATTGAGGAGTTCGCCGCTGCTGAACAACTGTTCGAGGCGGCGTTGTCTTGGTTGGGCGATCGCCAGATCGAGGTAGTGCGCGGCCCCATTAACCTCTCAACTCATAATCATTGTCTCTTCCTCGTCGATGGCTTCGACAGCCCCCCGATGATGATGATGCCCTATAACCCTCCCTACTATCCCCAGTGGCTAGAGGAGATGGGTTGGGTAAAGGCCAAAGATGCGTATGCCTATGACTTCCCCATGGAGCCATTATCAGACAAATTTGAGAAAGCCTATCGCATCGCCCTAAAATCCGGCATCACCTTTCGCCCGATTCGCACTAAAGGGGAAGGCTTTGAGGAGGATGTTCGCAGTCTTTACCGGTTATTTACCCAAGCTTTTGCCAATAATTGGAGTTCCACCCCCCGCACGGAAGCCGATTTTTTAGAGGAAGCCCAACAGCTTAAAGACCTAGTTGACCCAGATATTTTTCCCATTGCCGAAGATAATGGGCAGATGGTCGGCTTTTTTATGGGACTCCCGGACTACAACATCGCCTTAAAACGGGTCAACGGAACCCTGAATCTTTGGGGAGTCCTTAAGTTTCTCTGGTACCGCCGCAAAATTCACCAAGCGCGCATGATTACGCTCTGTGCCTTGCCTGAATACCGCCGGAAAATGGTCCCCCTAGCCTTAGTCTATCTGACCATGAAAGGAGGGGAGAAACGCGGCTATCAGCGAGCAGAACTGTCTTGGATTTGGGAAGATAACCATCCCTCTCGCCGGATTACAGAAGCCTCCGGCGGGGTAATTGCCAAAACCTATCGAGTGTACGAAAAAGAGCTTTAA
- a CDS encoding aminotransferase class I/II-fold pyridoxal phosphate-dependent enzyme: MQVIQEYVQKLHAHGFYPDEYICHGKEGNLIDIEEPVSQRRLKVLTFCTNDVLGLVQNPRVKQAAIDAIVQYGTSNSSCEALSGRIDLHRQLEREISEFKDLGYTHLFVNAWMALQALMDAFCHLAIPIPGFQHTRETLILSDVLNHGCIISAIANSNNRSGKVFSQSPRVRVKAYRHNDVNDLARKLRRYAKPGDRIMLISDAVFSMDGDIAPLPEFLDVMEQYPGSVIVMDEAHASGSVGPSGRGIYDHFGISPQDVIRRGMVPIIMTTFSKFAASAGAALSSPSPELNDLLTVSPTSIGTISLPPPITAAALESIRQVRQHPELVQTLQANTRYLRSRLVEHEFQVIGETNVIPVILSPEINPKYFARHLMDRYGIWISPIWFIAKPRMRITANALHTKEEMDRLVEAMVETRAAMLSSTATVSA; this comes from the coding sequence GTGCAAGTTATCCAAGAATATGTGCAGAAGTTACACGCACACGGGTTTTACCCCGATGAGTACATCTGTCACGGCAAAGAGGGCAATCTGATTGATATCGAGGAACCGGTGAGTCAAAGACGACTCAAGGTATTAACCTTCTGCACCAATGATGTCCTCGGACTGGTGCAGAATCCTCGGGTGAAACAGGCCGCCATTGATGCCATTGTTCAATATGGAACCTCTAATAGTTCCTGTGAGGCGTTGAGTGGTCGCATTGATCTACATCGTCAACTCGAACGAGAAATCTCTGAGTTTAAGGATTTAGGCTATACCCATTTGTTTGTGAATGCTTGGATGGCGTTACAGGCTCTTATGGATGCCTTCTGCCATCTGGCGATCCCGATTCCTGGATTTCAGCATACACGAGAAACGCTGATCCTCAGTGATGTTCTCAATCATGGTTGCATCATCTCGGCGATCGCCAATTCAAATAATCGGTCGGGTAAGGTGTTCAGTCAAAGCCCAAGAGTACGGGTGAAGGCCTATCGCCATAACGATGTTAATGATTTGGCTCGCAAACTGCGACGCTATGCGAAGCCCGGCGATCGCATCATGTTAATTTCGGATGCGGTGTTCTCGATGGATGGGGATATCGCCCCATTACCGGAGTTCCTCGATGTGATGGAACAGTATCCCGGTAGTGTCATCGTCATGGATGAAGCCCATGCCAGTGGTTCTGTGGGTCCCTCAGGACGGGGGATTTATGACCACTTTGGGATTTCACCCCAGGATGTGATCCGGCGGGGGATGGTTCCAATTATTATGACCACCTTCTCCAAGTTTGCGGCTTCGGCGGGGGCAGCGTTGAGTAGCCCGAGTCCGGAACTCAATGACCTCCTGACGGTGTCGCCGACGTCGATTGGGACGATTTCTCTCCCCCCCCCGATTACGGCGGCGGCCTTGGAGAGTATTCGTCAGGTTCGACAACATCCTGAGTTGGTGCAGACGCTTCAGGCGAACACCCGCTATCTGCGATCGCGCCTCGTCGAGCATGAGTTCCAGGTGATTGGTGAGACAAACGTGATTCCGGTGATTCTCTCACCCGAGATTAATCCCAAATACTTTGCGCGACATCTCATGGATCGCTATGGGATTTGGATCTCGCCAATTTGGTTTATCGCCAAACCTCGGATGCGGATTACGGCCAATGCCCTGCATACGAAGGAGGAGATGGATCGCCTCGTCGAAGCGATGGTGGAAACACGAGCCGCTATGTTATCCTCGACGGCAACGGTTAGCGCATAA
- a CDS encoding MFS transporter, with protein sequence MTDWVRQFSRDKLRVPVILAAGSLTTMAGGAIAPVLPDLMQELDIDLAWGGTLASFHCLTLALCSPLLGLLADKIGPSRVLFPAMTFYGIFGVVGAWMPNFWSLLLVRGLLGIACGGLAASCLGVLGRLYEGEERTRMLGFATAALTLTGIVYPLLGGLVGNTYWQYAFYLNGIAFPLALLGLYAFDSSPSFVSKSSPSQGLGGKLTRELSRLVTARLLLTMGLSSIAMYAVVIYAPIYLDQALGLTPKLNGMVLASRAIGAALISAFGAKPLAKMIGLNQSTALGFGIMAATLAPIPWITELWGVLVAAAIFGLGFGIVLPNLYNALANLSPFELRASILAVGTGVSFLGQFASPVLLGIVLNIWDLATVFYAASILTILAGLLLFAPLPQPKS encoded by the coding sequence ATGACGGATTGGGTTCGACAATTTAGCCGCGACAAGCTCAGAGTTCCGGTGATCTTGGCAGCTGGTTCTTTGACGACGATGGCTGGGGGGGCGATCGCCCCAGTCTTACCCGATCTGATGCAAGAACTCGACATCGATTTAGCCTGGGGGGGAACCCTAGCCAGTTTCCACTGTCTCACCCTAGCCCTGTGTAGTCCTCTCCTGGGACTGCTCGCCGACAAAATCGGACCTTCCCGAGTTCTCTTCCCCGCCATGACCTTCTACGGTATTTTTGGCGTTGTCGGAGCCTGGATGCCTAACTTTTGGTCATTACTATTAGTGCGGGGGTTGCTGGGCATCGCCTGTGGGGGACTGGCCGCGTCTTGCTTAGGAGTCTTAGGACGATTGTATGAAGGAGAAGAGCGAACCCGAATGCTCGGCTTTGCCACCGCTGCCCTCACCCTAACGGGAATTGTCTATCCGCTTCTGGGGGGTTTGGTGGGCAACACCTATTGGCAATATGCCTTCTACCTCAACGGTATCGCCTTCCCCCTCGCCCTTCTGGGACTTTATGCCTTCGACTCCTCCCCCTCCTTCGTCTCCAAATCTAGCCCCTCTCAGGGCTTAGGTGGCAAACTCACCCGAGAACTCTCTCGTCTCGTCACCGCTCGCTTGCTTCTGACCATGGGACTCTCCTCGATCGCCATGTATGCGGTGGTCATTTATGCCCCAATTTACCTCGATCAAGCCTTGGGACTGACCCCAAAACTCAATGGGATGGTTCTAGCCTCCCGGGCCATTGGGGCCGCTCTAATTTCCGCCTTCGGGGCCAAACCCCTCGCCAAGATGATCGGCTTAAATCAGTCCACCGCCTTAGGGTTTGGGATCATGGCCGCCACCCTCGCCCCAATTCCCTGGATTACCGAGTTATGGGGGGTCTTAGTGGCGGCTGCCATCTTTGGCCTTGGCTTTGGCATTGTCCTACCGAACTTATATAACGCCCTGGCCAACCTTTCTCCCTTTGAACTGCGAGCGAGTATTCTGGCGGTGGGAACAGGGGTCAGCTTTCTGGGACAATTTGCCTCACCGGTACTGCTGGGGATTGTCCTTAACATCTGGGATCTAGCAACCGTGTTTTATGCTGCCTCGATCCTGACCATTTTGGCAGGGTTACTCCTATTCGCTCCGTTACCCCAGCCCAAGTCTTAG
- a CDS encoding pentapeptide repeat-containing protein, which produces MQAAERLLERYAAGERNFRDLDLFRADLNGADLSGASFFRANLFGANLFRANLIGVTFYNATLIGANLYCANLSGADLSGANLTCAHCEGADLSGADLTAADLGGVDFSHANLSYANLTRSNLMRASLVNTKLDHTNFTGADLKWANLNDAQLSEAQVRSAQFAHAIGLTPELQARLQEEGAIISA; this is translated from the coding sequence ATGCAAGCCGCTGAACGACTACTCGAACGCTATGCCGCTGGCGAGCGTAACTTCCGAGATCTCGATCTATTTCGCGCTGACCTCAATGGGGCCGATTTGAGTGGGGCCAGTTTTTTCCGGGCCAATCTGTTTGGTGCGAATCTCTTTCGCGCCAATTTAATCGGAGTGACCTTTTATAATGCCACTCTGATTGGGGCTAACCTCTACTGTGCCAACCTTAGTGGGGCCGATTTGAGTGGGGCGAATCTCACCTGCGCCCATTGTGAAGGGGCCGATTTGAGTGGGGCCGATTTAACGGCGGCAGATCTCGGTGGGGTTGATTTTAGCCACGCCAATCTTAGCTACGCCAACTTGACTCGGAGTAATCTGATGCGGGCCAGTCTGGTGAATACCAAACTCGACCATACGAATTTCACCGGCGCCGATTTGAAATGGGCCAATCTCAATGATGCTCAACTGAGTGAGGCTCAGGTGCGCTCTGCTCAGTTTGCCCATGCGATCGGCTTAACCCCTGAGTTACAGGCCCGCTTACAAGAGGAAGGGGCGATTATCTCTGCCTAG
- the tnpA gene encoding IS200/IS605 family transposase yields the protein MSKALRSFAHTVASIKIHIVFVTKYRHPVISGEIEQDMIELCRSICEKNDCLLEEAKADLGTNDHIHLLVDLAPKVSISKLCNTMKTVTSREIRKRFVRQLKPYYGRPVFWKRGFSAVSAGGASLDVLKAYIEGQVCVAIFVQEKTPRES from the coding sequence ATGTCAAAAGCTCTAAGGTCTTTCGCTCACACGGTTGCAAGCATCAAGATTCATATAGTGTTTGTCACAAAATACCGTCATCCCGTCATCTCTGGGGAGATAGAACAGGACATGATCGAGCTTTGTCGGAGCATCTGCGAGAAGAATGATTGTCTCCTAGAAGAGGCGAAGGCAGATTTAGGGACTAATGACCATATTCATTTATTGGTTGACCTAGCTCCTAAGGTCTCTATTTCTAAGCTCTGTAATACGATGAAGACCGTCACCAGCCGCGAAATCAGGAAGCGTTTTGTGCGACAATTGAAACCGTACTATGGTCGTCCGGTTTTTTGGAAGCGTGGATTTAGTGCCGTTTCGGCCGGTGGAGCCTCATTGGATGTCCTCAAAGCTTACATAGAGGGGCAAGTATGCGTCGCTATTTTTGTTCAAGAGAAAACGCCTCGGGAATCGTGA